In a single window of the Pseudomonas sp. B21-015 genome:
- a CDS encoding carbohydrate porin, translated as MKKKNNAQLICQLSAVAAMMLAGSVHAADAFSADSKWMTGDWGGERTKLIEQGIDIKADYVGEVGGNLHGGYNDDKTARYADQFGLGVALDLQKLWGWDNTQAKIQFTNRNGQNISNDRVGDPRAGTLSSSQEVYGRGHMVRLTQLWVQHQFLDGKLDVKAGYFGEGEDFNTFPCEFQNLAFCGSQAGNWATGIWYNWPVMQAALRVKYNITPEFYAQIGAYNQNPSQLEHGNGFKLSGSGTKGTVLPVELVWSPKVNNLPGEYRVGYYKSTADANDVREDDNGNDAATTGNAYRSHNSKHGYWFVAQQQLTSHNGDASRGLNIAANATFHDKDTNFVDNYQSLMFVYKGPFDARPKDDVGIGFSRIHVNDDVKKNAELVNAANGVTDYNDPLFAPLRSTEYNYEINYGFHVTNWLTVRPNLQYITHPGGVDEVDNALVAGLKIQSVF; from the coding sequence ATGAAGAAGAAGAACAACGCTCAGCTTATCTGCCAATTGTCGGCTGTTGCGGCGATGATGCTGGCCGGCAGCGTGCACGCGGCTGACGCGTTCAGCGCCGATTCCAAGTGGATGACGGGGGACTGGGGTGGCGAGCGGACCAAGCTGATCGAGCAAGGTATCGACATCAAGGCCGACTATGTCGGTGAAGTGGGCGGCAACCTGCATGGCGGCTACAACGACGACAAGACGGCACGTTACGCCGACCAGTTTGGTTTGGGCGTGGCGCTGGACCTGCAAAAGCTGTGGGGCTGGGATAACACCCAGGCCAAGATCCAGTTCACCAACCGTAACGGTCAGAACATCTCCAATGACCGCGTCGGCGACCCGCGTGCTGGCACCTTGAGTTCCTCGCAGGAAGTCTACGGCCGTGGCCACATGGTCCGTCTGACCCAGTTGTGGGTCCAGCACCAGTTCCTCGACGGTAAACTGGACGTCAAAGCCGGTTACTTCGGCGAAGGCGAAGACTTCAACACCTTCCCTTGCGAGTTCCAGAACCTGGCGTTCTGCGGTTCCCAGGCGGGTAACTGGGCGACCGGTATCTGGTACAACTGGCCGGTCATGCAGGCGGCGCTTCGCGTGAAGTACAACATCACGCCTGAGTTCTATGCGCAGATCGGCGCATACAACCAGAACCCGTCGCAACTTGAGCACGGTAACGGCTTCAAGCTCAGCGGCAGTGGTACCAAGGGCACCGTCTTGCCGGTTGAACTGGTCTGGTCACCGAAGGTCAACAACCTGCCGGGCGAATACCGTGTCGGTTACTACAAGAGCACTGCCGACGCCAATGATGTCCGTGAAGACGACAACGGCAACGATGCAGCGACCACCGGCAACGCCTATCGCAGCCACAACAGCAAGCACGGCTACTGGTTCGTGGCGCAGCAACAACTCACCAGCCACAACGGTGATGCTTCACGCGGTCTGAACATCGCGGCCAACGCTACCTTCCACGACAAGGACACCAACTTCGTCGACAACTACCAGTCGCTGATGTTTGTTTACAAGGGCCCGTTTGATGCTCGTCCAAAAGACGACGTCGGGATCGGTTTCTCTCGTATCCATGTCAACGATGACGTGAAGAAAAACGCCGAGTTGGTCAACGCCGCCAATGGTGTCACCGACTACAACGATCCGCTGTTCGCGCCACTGCGCAGCACCGAGTACAACTACGAGATCAACTACGGTTTCCACGTTACCAACTGGTTGACGGTACGTCCTAACCTGCAATACATCACTCACCCAGGTGGTGTGGATGAAGTTGATAACGCGCTGGTGGCCGGCCTGAAAATTCAGTCGGTGTTCTAA
- a CDS encoding D-hexose-6-phosphate mutarotase — MLEHPLQRFFKSLRERPVFAWERYQMRDVLVIDHPLCQAVFSRQGAQLLHFQPKGQKPWLWCAAKWPHVGAIRGGVPVCWPWYGRHPSENAWPSHGWARLLDWKLLDSTSDDDGVHLHWQLQLCDWQVDLHAHLGERMDLHLSTEHQDDMPCQLSQALHAYWRIGDVGEVALSGLDGAQGYDQLNRQVCQQEGELRVDGGCQRVFQHDGELQLKDHAWQRQLCIDTGDHADTVVWHPGSRPLLGVSWNEVLEFVCVEAASGGTDSLCLAPGERAHLSLQARVIVPTLGVGMPQGTLRVQ; from the coding sequence ATGCTTGAGCATCCGCTACAACGCTTCTTCAAATCCTTGCGCGAACGTCCGGTGTTTGCGTGGGAGCGCTATCAGATGCGCGATGTGCTGGTGATTGACCATCCGCTGTGTCAAGCGGTGTTCAGTCGTCAGGGCGCGCAGTTGCTGCACTTCCAGCCAAAGGGGCAGAAACCCTGGCTGTGGTGCGCGGCGAAATGGCCTCATGTCGGTGCGATTCGCGGCGGCGTGCCGGTGTGCTGGCCTTGGTACGGCCGCCATCCAAGCGAAAACGCCTGGCCGTCCCATGGCTGGGCGCGCCTGCTCGACTGGAAACTGCTCGACAGCACCAGTGATGACGATGGTGTGCACCTGCACTGGCAGTTACAGCTGTGCGACTGGCAAGTGGACTTGCACGCGCACCTGGGCGAGCGCATGGATTTGCACCTGAGCACCGAGCATCAGGACGACATGCCGTGCCAGTTGAGCCAGGCGTTGCACGCCTATTGGCGTATTGGCGACGTGGGTGAGGTAGCGCTGTCCGGGCTCGACGGCGCGCAAGGCTACGACCAGTTGAACCGTCAGGTTTGCCAGCAGGAAGGTGAGTTGCGGGTCGATGGCGGGTGTCAGCGAGTGTTCCAGCATGACGGCGAATTACAGCTCAAGGACCACGCCTGGCAGCGGCAATTGTGCATCGACACCGGTGACCATGCGGACACGGTGGTCTGGCATCCGGGCTCGCGGCCGCTGTTGGGGGTGAGCTGGAACGAGGTTTTAGAGTTCGTCTGTGTGGAAGCGGCCAGCGGCGGCACCGACAGCCTGTGCCTGGCACCGGGGGAGCGGGCACATTTGAGTTTGCAGGCGAGGGTGATCGTTCCCACGCTCGGCGTGGGAATGCCTCAAGGGACGCTCCGCGTCCAGTGA
- a CDS encoding carbohydrate ABC transporter permease: protein MSNQLGKPGISFSRIAIYATLLLAAAIYLVPLVVMLLTSFKSPEDIRTGNLLSWPQVIDGIGWIKAWDSVGSYFWNSVKITVPAVLISTFIGAMNGYVLSMWRFRGSQLFFGLLLFGCFLPFQTVLLPASFTLGKIGLANTTTGLVLVHVVYGLAFTTLFFRNYYVSIPDALVKAARLDGAGFFTIFWKILLPMSIPIVMVCLIWQFTQIWNDFLFGVVFASGDAQPITVALNNLVNTSTGAKEYNVDMAAAMIAGLPTLLVYIFAGKYFLRGLTSGAVKG from the coding sequence ATGAGTAATCAACTTGGCAAACCAGGTATCAGCTTCAGCCGCATCGCCATTTATGCAACCCTGTTGCTGGCCGCGGCGATCTATTTGGTCCCGTTGGTGGTGATGCTGCTGACCAGTTTCAAATCGCCGGAAGACATCCGCACCGGCAACCTGTTGAGCTGGCCGCAAGTGATTGATGGCATCGGCTGGATCAAGGCCTGGGACAGTGTCGGCAGCTACTTCTGGAACTCGGTGAAAATCACCGTGCCGGCGGTACTGATCTCTACGTTCATCGGTGCCATGAACGGTTACGTATTGTCGATGTGGCGCTTCCGTGGTTCGCAACTGTTCTTCGGTCTGTTGTTGTTCGGCTGCTTCCTGCCGTTCCAGACCGTGTTGCTGCCAGCCTCGTTCACCCTCGGCAAGATCGGCCTGGCCAACACCACCACCGGCCTGGTGCTGGTGCACGTGGTCTACGGCCTGGCGTTCACCACGCTGTTCTTCCGCAACTACTACGTGAGCATTCCGGATGCGCTGGTCAAGGCGGCGCGGCTGGATGGCGCGGGCTTCTTCACGATTTTCTGGAAGATCCTGCTGCCGATGTCGATCCCGATCGTGATGGTCTGCCTGATCTGGCAGTTCACGCAAATCTGGAATGACTTCCTGTTCGGCGTGGTCTTCGCCAGTGGCGATGCCCAGCCGATTACCGTGGCCCTGAACAACCTGGTCAACACCAGCACCGGGGCCAAGGAATACAACGTTGATATGGCCGCCGCGATGATCGCCGGGCTGCCGACACTGCTGGTCTACATATTCGCTGGCAAGTATTTCCTGCGTGGGCTGACGTCCGGCGCGGTCAAGGGGTAG
- a CDS encoding MurR/RpiR family transcriptional regulator — protein sequence MRNLLEQIQNRLEDLNKAERKVAEVILLNPQQATRFSIAALAQASKVSEPTVNRFCRSFGVSGYPELKLQLAQSLASGAAYVSRAVEADDNPEAYTQKIFGSAIASLDSACQALDPNLISRAVDLLIQARQIHFFGLGASAPVALDAQHKFFRFNLAVTAHADVLMQRMIASVAHTGELFVIISYTGRTRELVEVARIARENGASVLGLTAEGSPLAKASTLSLNIPLPEDTDIYMPMTSRIIQLTVLDVLATGMTLRRGVDFQPHLRKIKESLNASRYPIGDEFN from the coding sequence GTGCGAAATTTACTGGAACAGATCCAGAATCGCCTTGAAGACCTGAACAAGGCAGAACGCAAAGTCGCCGAAGTGATCCTGCTCAACCCGCAGCAAGCCACCCGGTTCAGCATCGCCGCCCTCGCCCAGGCTTCAAAGGTCAGCGAGCCGACGGTCAACCGTTTCTGCCGCTCGTTCGGTGTCAGCGGCTACCCGGAACTGAAACTGCAACTGGCACAGAGCCTGGCCAGTGGCGCGGCGTATGTCAGCCGTGCGGTGGAAGCCGACGACAATCCGGAAGCCTACACCCAAAAAATCTTTGGCAGCGCCATCGCGTCCCTGGACAGCGCCTGCCAGGCCCTGGACCCGAACCTGATCAGCCGCGCCGTCGACCTGTTGATCCAGGCGCGACAAATCCACTTCTTCGGCCTCGGCGCCTCGGCCCCGGTGGCGCTGGATGCGCAGCACAAGTTCTTCCGCTTCAACCTCGCGGTCACTGCGCATGCCGATGTGCTGATGCAACGCATGATTGCCTCGGTGGCCCACACCGGTGAGTTGTTCGTAATCATTTCCTACACCGGCCGCACCCGCGAACTGGTGGAAGTGGCGCGCATCGCCCGGGAAAACGGCGCTTCGGTACTGGGCCTGACGGCTGAGGGTTCGCCGCTGGCCAAGGCCAGTACCCTGAGCCTGAACATCCCGTTGCCGGAAGACACCGATATCTACATGCCGATGACGTCACGGATCATTCAGTTGACCGTGCTCGATGTGTTGGCCACCGGCATGACCTTGCGCCGGGGCGTGGATTTCCAGCCGCATTTGCGCAAGATCAAGGAAAGCCTGAATGCCAGTCGGTATCCGATTGGGGATGAGTTTAATTAA
- a CDS encoding AGE family epimerase/isomerase, whose protein sequence is MDTFQPAFSSWLNAPAHQQWLAAEGLRLLAFAKASKLAEGFGNLDDQGRLPANAQAETMNTARMTHSFAMAHIQGLPGFAELVDHGIKALSGPLRDAEHGGWFATPEHRDGNTGKAAYLHAFVALAASSAVVAQRPGAQALLDDAIHIIDSRFWSEEEGAMRESFNRDWSVVEAYRGANSNMHATEAFLALADVTEDNRWLIRAQRIVERVIHDHAAANDYLVVEHFDRDWQPLRDYNRDNPADGFRPYGTTPGHGFEWARLLLHLEAARAQAGMLTPGWLATDAQKLFEHNCRHGWDVDGAPGIVYTLDWDNRAVVRHRLHWTHCEASAAASALLKRTGDEQYEHWYRLFWKFCDSHFIDRCDGSWHHELDPLNRPSADIWAGKPDLYHAWQAVLIPRLPLAPSMATALAQLSQSVAV, encoded by the coding sequence ATGGACACCTTCCAACCCGCCTTCAGCAGTTGGCTGAACGCGCCTGCCCATCAGCAATGGCTCGCCGCCGAAGGCCTGCGCCTGTTGGCGTTTGCCAAGGCTTCAAAGCTTGCCGAAGGCTTCGGCAACCTCGACGATCAGGGCCGCCTCCCGGCCAACGCGCAAGCCGAAACCATGAACACCGCGCGCATGACCCACAGCTTCGCCATGGCCCACATCCAGGGCCTGCCGGGTTTTGCCGAGCTGGTGGATCACGGCATCAAAGCCCTCAGTGGGCCGCTGCGTGATGCCGAACACGGAGGCTGGTTCGCCACGCCCGAACACCGTGACGGCAATACCGGCAAAGCCGCTTATCTGCATGCCTTCGTGGCGTTGGCTGCGAGCTCTGCGGTGGTCGCTCAACGTCCCGGCGCGCAAGCCTTGCTCGACGACGCGATCCACATAATCGATAGCCGTTTCTGGAGCGAAGAGGAGGGTGCCATGCGCGAATCCTTCAACCGCGACTGGAGCGTCGTGGAAGCCTATCGCGGTGCCAACAGCAACATGCACGCCACCGAAGCCTTCCTCGCTCTGGCCGATGTCACCGAGGACAACCGCTGGCTGATTCGCGCCCAGCGCATTGTCGAACGTGTCATTCACGATCACGCCGCGGCCAACGATTACCTGGTGGTCGAGCATTTTGACCGCGACTGGCAGCCGCTGCGCGACTACAACCGCGACAATCCGGCCGACGGTTTCCGCCCTTACGGCACCACGCCGGGTCATGGTTTCGAATGGGCGCGGCTGTTGCTGCACCTTGAAGCCGCGCGGGCACAGGCCGGGATGCTCACGCCGGGCTGGCTCGCCACCGATGCGCAAAAACTCTTCGAGCACAATTGCCGTCACGGTTGGGACGTCGACGGTGCTCCGGGCATCGTCTACACCCTCGACTGGGACAATCGCGCGGTGGTTCGCCATCGTTTGCACTGGACTCATTGCGAAGCCAGCGCCGCCGCCAGTGCGCTGCTCAAACGCACCGGTGACGAGCAATACGAGCACTGGTACCGACTGTTCTGGAAATTTTGTGACAGTCATTTTATCGACCGCTGCGATGGCAGCTGGCATCACGAGCTCGACCCGCTGAACCGTCCGAGTGCTGATATCTGGGCCGGAAAACCCGACCTGTATCACGCCTGGCAAGCTGTATTGATCCCGCGCCTGCCGCTGGCGCCAAGCATGGCCACTGCGCTGGCGCAATTGTCCCAGAGCGTTGCTGTGTAA
- a CDS encoding ATP-binding protein → MPRSLLGRMLLLTLLAVLFAQTLSSVIWVSQLRATQLEGLVTSARSLAHSMTASVSYFRSLPVAFRPLVLDQLRSMGGTRFVVTLNDKPLGMEVLPITPRKEAVLKAVDEVLRQSLGQDADISVTFVSPEDLRIFNGGLKLDELPRSWAHYALTLEPVNPPVLVTQIQMAPGEWLYIASLLPEPYTSLEEQGLPAQQVWFIVLTSGFLLLFIGLLVHWQSRPLKRLARAARDMSLGAEVEPVAEGGGSEVVEVGRAFNAMRERISRYLTERSQLFSAISHDLRTPITRLRLRVELLEDEKLQAKFGRDLDELELLVKGALQCVKDTDIHENIEPVDLNHVLDCLVEPYLAPNGNGRVTQQGRALAPYPGKPLALKRCIGNLIDNALKYGQNAHLHIDDDESAFVLHVDDEGPGVPEQRLEQVFEPHFRLAGQQQGYGLGLGIARNIAHSHGGEVSLQNLREGGLRVTLQLPRSVD, encoded by the coding sequence GTGCCGCGCTCACTGCTCGGGCGCATGTTACTGCTGACCCTGCTGGCGGTGCTGTTCGCTCAGACGCTGTCGAGTGTGATCTGGGTCTCGCAACTGCGCGCCACCCAGCTCGAGGGCCTGGTCACCAGCGCCCGCAGCCTGGCCCATTCGATGACGGCCAGCGTCAGTTATTTCCGCTCATTGCCGGTGGCGTTCAGGCCGTTGGTGCTCGACCAGTTGCGCAGCATGGGCGGCACCCGTTTCGTGGTGACCCTCAACGACAAACCCTTGGGGATGGAAGTGCTGCCGATCACGCCGCGCAAAGAAGCGGTGCTCAAGGCGGTGGACGAAGTACTGCGCCAGTCGCTGGGCCAGGACGCGGATATTTCGGTGACGTTCGTCAGCCCCGAAGATTTGCGGATCTTCAACGGCGGTTTGAAGCTCGATGAATTGCCGCGCTCCTGGGCGCATTACGCGTTGACTCTGGAGCCGGTGAACCCGCCGGTGCTGGTCACGCAAATCCAGATGGCGCCGGGCGAATGGCTGTACATCGCCTCGCTGTTGCCCGAGCCCTACACCAGTCTTGAAGAACAAGGCCTGCCGGCGCAGCAGGTCTGGTTCATCGTGCTCACCAGCGGTTTCTTGCTGCTGTTCATCGGCCTCCTCGTGCACTGGCAGAGCCGACCACTCAAGCGATTGGCGCGGGCGGCACGGGACATGTCTCTTGGCGCCGAGGTCGAACCGGTGGCCGAGGGCGGCGGCAGTGAAGTGGTGGAAGTGGGCCGCGCCTTCAACGCGATGCGCGAGCGTATCAGCCGTTACCTGACCGAACGCAGCCAGTTGTTCAGCGCGATTTCCCATGACTTGCGCACGCCGATTACCCGGTTGCGATTGCGGGTGGAATTGCTTGAAGACGAAAAGCTGCAGGCCAAGTTCGGTCGTGACCTGGATGAGTTGGAGTTGCTGGTCAAAGGCGCGCTGCAATGCGTGAAAGACACCGACATCCACGAGAATATCGAGCCGGTGGACCTCAATCATGTGCTCGACTGTCTGGTGGAACCGTATCTGGCGCCCAACGGCAATGGCCGCGTGACCCAGCAGGGGCGGGCGCTGGCGCCGTATCCGGGCAAGCCGCTGGCGCTCAAGCGCTGCATCGGTAACCTGATCGACAACGCCTTGAAGTACGGGCAGAACGCGCATCTACACATCGATGATGACGAGAGCGCGTTTGTCCTGCATGTCGACGATGAAGGGCCGGGCGTACCGGAGCAACGGCTGGAACAGGTGTTCGAGCCGCACTTCCGCTTGGCCGGCCAGCAGCAGGGCTATGGTCTGGGGCTGGGGATTGCGCGCAACATTGCCCATAGCCATGGCGGTGAAGTCAGCCTGCAAAACCTGCGTGAAGGCGGGTTGCGGGTGACACTGCAGTTGCCGCGTAGTGTTGATTAG
- a CDS encoding ABC transporter substrate-binding protein, translating into MNAISRLATVISLASLLPVAAFPLSALAADAKGSVEVVHWWTSGGEKAAVDVLKAQVEKDGFTWKDGAVAGGGGSTAMTVLKSRAVAGNPPGVAQIKGPDIQEWGSTGLLSTDALKDVSKSENWDSLLIKKVSDTVKYEGDYVAVPVNIHRVNWLWINPEVFKKAGIDKAPTTLEEFYAAGDKLKAAGFIALAHGGQPWQDSTVFEDVVLSVMGADGYKKALVDLDQKTLSGPEMAKAFTELKKVTGYMDPNRAGRDWNIAAADVINGKAGMQMMGDWAKSEWTAAKKVAGKDYQCVPFPGTEKAFTYNIDSMAVFKLKADRKGDIAAQQDLAKVALGKDFQKVFSINKGSIPVRTDMLNDMSALGFDSCAQASAKDFLADEKTGGLQPSMAHNMATSLAVQGAIFDVVTNFMNDKNADPAKASAQLASAVKAAQ; encoded by the coding sequence ATGAATGCGATCTCTCGCCTCGCTACTGTCATTTCTCTCGCTTCGCTGCTTCCCGTTGCTGCATTCCCGCTCAGTGCCCTTGCCGCCGATGCCAAAGGTTCGGTGGAGGTCGTTCACTGGTGGACGTCTGGTGGTGAAAAAGCAGCGGTCGATGTGCTCAAGGCTCAAGTCGAAAAAGACGGCTTCACCTGGAAAGACGGCGCAGTCGCCGGCGGCGGCGGTTCCACGGCCATGACCGTACTCAAAAGCCGCGCCGTGGCCGGTAACCCGCCAGGCGTTGCCCAGATCAAGGGTCCGGACATCCAGGAGTGGGGCAGCACTGGCCTGCTCAGCACCGATGCCCTGAAAGACGTTTCCAAATCGGAAAACTGGGACAGCCTGCTGATCAAGAAAGTCTCCGATACCGTGAAATATGAAGGCGATTACGTTGCCGTGCCGGTGAACATTCACCGCGTCAACTGGCTGTGGATCAACCCGGAAGTCTTCAAGAAAGCCGGGATCGACAAAGCGCCGACCACCCTCGAAGAATTCTATGCCGCTGGCGACAAGCTCAAGGCCGCCGGCTTCATCGCGCTCGCTCACGGCGGCCAGCCTTGGCAGGACAGCACCGTGTTCGAAGACGTGGTGCTCTCGGTCATGGGGGCTGACGGTTACAAGAAAGCCCTGGTCGACCTGGACCAGAAAACCCTCTCCGGGCCAGAGATGGCCAAGGCCTTCACCGAGCTGAAAAAAGTCACCGGCTACATGGACCCGAACCGCGCCGGTCGTGACTGGAACATTGCTGCCGCCGACGTCATCAACGGCAAGGCCGGGATGCAGATGATGGGCGACTGGGCCAAGAGCGAATGGACCGCCGCGAAGAAAGTAGCGGGCAAGGACTACCAGTGCGTGCCGTTCCCGGGCACCGAAAAAGCCTTCACCTACAACATCGACTCGATGGCCGTGTTCAAGCTCAAGGCTGATCGCAAAGGCGACATCGCCGCCCAGCAAGACCTGGCCAAGGTCGCTTTGGGCAAAGACTTCCAGAAAGTCTTCAGCATCAACAAAGGCTCGATCCCGGTGCGTACCGACATGCTTAACGACATGAGCGCGCTGGGCTTCGATTCTTGCGCTCAAGCGTCCGCCAAGGATTTCCTGGCTGACGAGAAGACCGGCGGCCTGCAACCGAGCATGGCGCACAACATGGCCACGTCCCTGGCCGTGCAGGGCGCGATCTTCGATGTGGTGACCAACTTCATGAACGACAAGAACGCTGACCCGGCCAAGGCCAGCGCGCAACTGGCATCGGCTGTCAAAGCCGCCCAGTAA
- a CDS encoding carbohydrate ABC transporter permease: MSSVAVFSKASPFDALQRWLPKLVLAPSMLIVLVGFYGYIIWTFVLSFTNSSFMPSYKWVGLQQYIRLMDNDRWWVASKNLAVFGGMFIGISLVLGVFLAVLLDQRIRKEGFIRTVYLYPMALSMIVTGTAWKWLLNPGLGLDKMLRDWGWEGFRLDWLVDQDRVVYCLVIAAVWQASGFVMAMFLAGLRGVDQSIIRAAQVDGASLPTIYLKIVLPSLRPVFFSAFMILAHIAIKSFDLVAAMTAGGPGYSSDLPAMFMYSFTFSRGQMGIGSASAMMMLGAILAILVPYLYSELRGKRHE; encoded by the coding sequence ATGAGCTCTGTGGCGGTTTTCAGCAAAGCCTCACCGTTCGACGCACTGCAGCGCTGGCTCCCCAAGCTGGTTTTGGCGCCAAGCATGCTGATCGTCCTGGTTGGTTTTTACGGTTACATCATCTGGACATTCGTACTGTCCTTCACCAATTCCAGCTTCATGCCGAGCTACAAGTGGGTCGGCCTGCAGCAATACATTCGCCTGATGGACAACGATCGCTGGTGGGTCGCGAGCAAAAACCTCGCGGTGTTCGGCGGCATGTTCATCGGCATCAGCCTGGTGCTGGGCGTTTTCCTCGCCGTGCTGCTGGATCAGCGCATTCGCAAGGAAGGCTTCATCCGCACCGTTTACCTGTACCCGATGGCGCTCTCGATGATCGTTACCGGTACCGCATGGAAATGGCTGCTCAACCCAGGTCTTGGTCTGGACAAGATGCTGCGTGACTGGGGCTGGGAAGGCTTTCGTCTCGACTGGCTGGTGGATCAGGATCGCGTGGTGTATTGCCTGGTGATCGCCGCCGTATGGCAAGCCTCCGGGTTTGTGATGGCGATGTTCCTGGCCGGCCTGCGTGGCGTCGATCAGTCGATCATCCGCGCGGCGCAAGTCGACGGTGCGAGCCTGCCGACCATCTACCTGAAGATCGTGTTGCCGAGCCTGCGCCCGGTGTTCTTCAGCGCCTTCATGATCCTCGCGCACATCGCGATCAAGAGCTTCGACCTGGTGGCGGCGATGACCGCGGGCGGTCCCGGTTACTCATCCGACCTGCCGGCGATGTTCATGTACTCCTTCACTTTCAGCCGTGGCCAGATGGGCATTGGTTCGGCGAGCGCCATGATGATGCTCGGCGCGATCCTGGCGATTCTGGTGCCGTACCTGTACTCCGAATTGCGAGGCAAACGCCATGAGTAA
- a CDS encoding response regulator codes for MSSVNKSILLVDDDQEIRELLDTYLTRAGFQVRTTPDGAGFRHALNEAPSDLVILDVMLPDEDGFSLCRWIRQHPRQAHVPIIMLTASSDEADRVIGLELGADDYLGKPFSPRELQARIKALLRRAQFGQERSGGEVLAFDDWRLDMVSHRLFHTDGEEVILSGADFALLKLFLDHPQEILDRDTIGNATRGRDLMPLDRIVDMAVSRLRQRLRDTEKPPRLIRTVRGSGYQLAASVVAGNGH; via the coding sequence GTGAGCTCAGTCAACAAGTCGATTTTGTTGGTCGATGACGATCAAGAGATACGCGAGTTGCTGGACACCTACCTGACCCGTGCCGGTTTCCAGGTCCGCACCACGCCCGATGGCGCAGGCTTTCGTCATGCCCTGAACGAGGCGCCGAGCGATCTGGTGATCCTCGACGTGATGCTGCCGGACGAAGACGGTTTCAGCCTCTGCCGCTGGATCCGCCAGCACCCGCGCCAGGCCCATGTACCGATCATCATGCTCACTGCCAGTTCCGACGAGGCCGACCGCGTCATCGGCCTGGAACTGGGTGCCGACGACTACCTCGGCAAACCCTTCAGCCCCCGTGAATTGCAGGCGCGCATCAAAGCCTTGTTGCGCCGCGCACAGTTCGGTCAGGAGCGTTCCGGCGGTGAAGTGCTGGCCTTCGACGACTGGCGGCTGGACATGGTCAGCCATCGGCTGTTCCACACCGACGGCGAGGAAGTGATTCTCTCCGGCGCCGATTTCGCGCTGCTGAAACTGTTCCTCGACCACCCGCAGGAAATCCTCGATCGCGACACCATCGGCAACGCCACCCGTGGCCGCGATTTGATGCCGCTCGATCGTATCGTCGACATGGCGGTCAGCCGTTTGCGTCAGCGCCTGCGCGACACCGAAAAACCGCCACGGCTGATCCGGACCGTGCGTGGCAGTGGCTACCAACTGGCAGCCAGCGTGGTTGCCGGCAATGGTCACTGA
- a CDS encoding ABC transporter ATP-binding protein has product MATLELRNVNKTYGAGLPDTLKNIELKIDDGEFLILVGPSGCGKSTLMNCIAGLENISGGAILVDDADISGMSPKDRDIAMVFQSYALYPTMSVRDNIAFGLKIRKMPTAEIDEEVARVAKLLQIEHLLNRKPGQLSGGQQQRVAMGRALARRPKIYLFDEPLSNLDAKLRVEMRTEMKLMHQRLKTTTVYVTHDQIEAMTLGDKVAVMKDGIIQQFGTPKDIYNNPANLFVASFIGSPPMNFIPLRLQRKEGRLVALLDSGQARCELPLGMQDAGLEDREVILGMRPEQIVLANGEPNGLPTIRAEVQVTEPTGPDTLVFVNLNDTKVCCRLAPDVAPAVGETLTLQFDPSKVLLFDAKTGERLGVAGLPKTEAHSANVAQFKGR; this is encoded by the coding sequence ATGGCAACTCTCGAATTACGCAACGTCAACAAGACCTACGGTGCCGGTTTGCCGGACACCCTGAAAAACATCGAACTGAAGATCGACGACGGTGAATTCCTGATCCTGGTCGGTCCATCGGGCTGTGGCAAATCCACCTTGATGAACTGCATCGCCGGACTTGAAAACATCAGCGGCGGGGCGATCCTGGTGGACGACGCCGACATCAGTGGCATGAGCCCGAAAGATCGGGACATCGCCATGGTGTTCCAGTCCTACGCGCTGTACCCGACCATGAGCGTGCGCGACAACATCGCGTTCGGCCTGAAGATTCGCAAAATGCCCACCGCCGAAATCGACGAAGAAGTCGCTCGCGTGGCCAAGCTGCTGCAAATCGAACACCTGCTCAATCGCAAGCCGGGTCAGCTCTCCGGTGGTCAGCAACAACGCGTGGCCATGGGCCGGGCGCTGGCACGGCGGCCGAAGATTTACCTGTTCGACGAACCGCTGTCCAACCTCGACGCCAAGCTGCGGGTCGAGATGCGCACCGAAATGAAACTGATGCACCAGCGCCTGAAAACCACCACGGTCTACGTGACTCACGACCAGATCGAAGCCATGACCCTGGGCGACAAGGTTGCGGTGATGAAGGACGGGATCATTCAGCAGTTCGGCACGCCGAAAGACATCTACAACAACCCGGCCAACCTGTTCGTGGCGAGCTTCATCGGTTCGCCGCCGATGAACTTTATCCCTTTGCGTTTGCAGCGCAAGGAAGGTCGGTTGGTAGCGCTGCTCGACAGCGGTCAGGCGCGCTGTGAATTGCCGTTGGGCATGCAGGACGCCGGGCTCGAAGACCGCGAAGTGATCCTCGGCATGCGCCCGGAGCAGATCGTGCTGGCGAACGGCGAGCCGAACGGATTGCCGACCATTCGCGCCGAAGTGCAGGTCACCGAGCCGACCGGTCCCGACACCCTGGTGTTCGTCAACCTCAACGACACCAAGGTCTGCTGCCGTCTGGCACCGGACGTCGCGCCGGCCGTGGGTGAGACCCTGACTCTGCAATTCGATCCATCGAAAGTGCTGCTGTTCGATGCCAAGACCGGTGAGCGTCTGGGTGTAGCGGGCCTGCCAAAGACCGAGGCCCACAGTGCCAACGTGGCGCAGTTCAAAGGCCGCTGA